The Spinacia oleracea cultivar Varoflay chromosome 2, BTI_SOV_V1, whole genome shotgun sequence DNA segment ccttaataaccgtgattttggtcaaacgggcactatattatgggacggagggagtatataatacGGAAATTTAATTAGTAGTACAACTATTTAGTAAGAAGTTAGTCAATtatccctctgtatttatttaaaggatacacttgccttttccggccgtatttatttaagagatacacttgccatttttagtaacttatcaaccccactatctaattaaataatatatctacaccccaaccccaccctcattccctaaaatgacatggtccccacttgtttttcttattaaaatatctactcaaccccacttgttttattactttatttcattcaattttttttcttaatacccgtgtccagccaagtatatctcttaaataaatacggagagagtactatatacggagtatataatacCGTCTTATATAAGTTTTTGTAAAAAATCGTTTATGAGAGTTAAGGTCTATATATATATCCTAGGGAGTACCTCCTTGTATCTGTTGTTCTTATACCCTTGTTCTTAGCTATCTTTATTTTATTCCCtctttaattttataaaaataaaataaaaaaataaaataatgaagcTTCTTGGGCTATTTATCTTCTCCATCATCCTCTTCCAGGTACGTATACACAGATTATAACTTTACAAAGTCACTAATTTAATTTCAAAGTCatgactatatatatatatatatatatatgttaattaattaattaattaatcaattttcTCCTAATTAATTAACTGTAACAGGGCTTCAGTGAGGCTTTATCAGCAGCTAACTCTACAGGAAATTCCCTCACCAAGGTAATTAATTAGTCAATTAATTAGGTTCTCGGTTTTTTCCccttttatttaatattattttctcaaattgaatttcattttgatCTTAGAATAATGTTTTTGTTACATGCAGGAAGAAAATAAGGCCGGATTTCAGATGAAATATGGTCTCAAACATTTGAGTAAGTCTTTGGTTTAAGCTTCAAAGTTTTCTGCttatactacctccatttctAAGTAGTTGCATTTGACTTTAATTAAAATCTATTCACTTATCTTTTTTATAATCATCATTTTCTGCTAATAAATAATCTCaaatactactccgtattagttaaaatatcatTGGGTTTGTCTCAGTGTATAACTTAAATATATAAGCTAGTTAAATATATATCAACTattaatagttttttttttagggaaactCTTTATAGTGTTTAATAATACATGTATAGGTAGTATTTAAcaaatgatattttttttaggaatagaggataaattattatttttttatttaaacatatttAACACCTTTTAAGGGTATAATAAGTGTTTCGCATGAGACAACATAAGTCTAAGACCTTATGTGTTACCTTATGGAATAGAAATTCAATCTAGTGCACATGTTCTATGGGAGGtttttcattattattatttgtaaaaaaaaatcaagaaattcTAAGTGGTTGAAAATTGATCTCATCAACAATCTTACTAGGTGATGTAATAACACAATCCGACATTTCCATTAATTtctgcacgcatcgcgtgcatatataTAAGACTAGCCTATGTTAGTGAAACATTTGTGGCTTTGTGTCTATCTAGCTTTAGGTGCGCCTTCTCACATATTCATCTCACGTCTATCTATCTACGTagtatatattttaataaagaacCGTTTTAATGTAGCATTTGAATAAACGTATCTAAATGTTAAACAAAATTAATGAAACCGTGCTAACTGGTAATTTCCATAAAAACATTCCTAATTTGGTGCACACCTAACTTTTCTATTCACcctatttcaggaaaaataagttcaaataagtccagttaagtttagataagataagttcaggaaaaataagggttgaccaagtacaatttataactaaaataagttttgataagttctaataagttcagataagttcagataagataagtttaggaaaaataagtggaaatcagaTGAATATAACGCAACCTTAGTGCACCCGTGTATACCTAATTAATAATTTGTAGTAATTGACTATGATTAATTGGATTGAATTAAAATTTGCAGATTGCAACTATGCTTGTGCAATGAGATGCAGTAGATCATCAAGGAAGAATTTGTGCAATAGGGCATGCAACAGTTGTTGTTTTCAATGCAAATGTGTTCCTCCTGGTACTTATGGTAACCACCATCTATGCCCTTGTTATGCAAGCCTCAGGACCCATGGCAATAGACCTAAATGCCCTTAATCAATTACTCTATGATCGATTTATAATATTGTACTAGTAGATatagttttgtttttttataatATCGATCATTAataagtcatacgacatctacaattcAATTAGATTTGTAAAAGAAGAACAACGATAGTAGAATATTGTACTACTCgtactagtttaatatcatcctTTGGGTGCCAATAATAATGTGTTGGATCTATTAATCTATATTATGTTATTATATTCGTGCTTACTGAGTCTTGTATTCGATCAAGTCAATATGAATTACAAATGGGGGACGTGGGTTAGGTCTGGGCGTtattggaaaaagcacgacaaggtaCGGCTCCACTCGACCTGGCACGGCAAAGGCACGACGTCCCGACCAAGCCCGACACAACAGTCCGCTGGCTTGGGTCATGTTTTGAACTTTTCGGTTCGGTCCGGTCCGACCCAACACGATGCAGTGTGTGTTTGGTGTGGGCCCGACCCGTTTAGACCCACGGCCCGTGGACTAGGCCTGAAGTCCGACCTgatccacaaccatctttaggggTCATAGCTAATTTGCTACCTTGTTGGATTGTTACATTTTCGTTAAAAAGAATTTGGATTCCATTATTGCACATAAAAAGGTTTTTGTTTATAATTGAAATAAACTGAAATTGTTTTAGTACATCCTCTAATTCTCTGTTCATTATCTCCCCCCCATGGTTTTTGTACGCAACTTAATTACAACACACATGCACTAAAAAGAAAGTTTAGTGTGACAAAAACCACCCTAAAATATGAACTATGAAGCTGAAAATTAATAGTAAAATGTTTTTCTTAGAGTGTTGGAATTTTTAATTTGTGTGAATAAATTTAATTAGATGCAATTAAATTTCGTACGTCCTTGGTAATTAAGAAGATTAATTTCAAGGGCACTTCTTGCGGCCGCTCTTGGTGGTCATGGTAACCCAGCAAGGACAGGTATCGGCGTTGCCGGAAGTTCCTGGTGGCACGCAGTTGCAACGCTGGCAGCAAGTGTTACATGCCCGTAGACACCTTCTGTATCTTGATGCCAAACCGCACCTTTCATGACACCTTTTTTTGCAATCTGTCATTTATAATTCAGGAGAGCAGATTATAGATAGCGGGGtcactatttaaaaattaatacaaaaaaaaaaattaactgaaATTAAgtatttttaaaaaagaattaaCGAAAAATCAAGTAAGATAAGGTTTTTGTTTTTGGCAGATGGGTCCGTAACCCTAAAGGATGTGGGCCGGTCCATCCCGAGGCCCGACCCAACCCGTCAAGAAAAATCTCAGTGCGGGCAAGAAAAAAGAACGGCCCGGCATGAGCACGAAATCGTGGGTCGGGCATGGGCCGCAttcttttggaaaaagcacAATAAGACACGACACGACAAAGCAtgttaaatttagtaaaattaagcTTAGACGCGATTGCTCGTGGGCCTGGGCCATGTTTTAAACTTTCGGCCCGACACAATGCATAGTGGACTTGGTGTGGCTGGGCCCGTTTAGGCCCGTGGGCTCGAACGAAAGCCTGATccgacccacaaccatctttacatGACCCCACTTAAACTCCCTTCCTCAGCCATTGAGGATTTGAGGGTGAGGGGTTAATCATACACTCAATTCTTTCATCATAAAATAAGTAGTGTTAAATTAATTAGATTCGGGCTCATATTAGAATTATATAACAAGGTTAGGAGCTCGATTCTCAACTCCCCTAATACGAGGGGTTGAATGGTTGATATATTACCAATGTTTTTCAAATTAGGAACCACCCTCGTACTCATAGAGGGTGGttcatttccttattttcttacCTATTTGTGCACCCAAAAAGACCCCGTGAACAGGTGGTATAGAAAGATGATGACGATTCGTTGCGTTGCAGACCTCCCACTGTAGTTTCAAATTAGAAAAAGAAAATCATTTTAGTCGTAGATattgaattaaaattgaaattgaaattgaagaaGGAAGTGAACAAAtgttatgaatttaattaaatatcaaGAACAAAAAGTCGATACATTGACTTAACATTATTTTCCTAGGGACATAAGCAACCCAGCAGGGGTACGTATTCTACACAACCTTAGGGATATAATATTGTGATTTCTTAATTTTATTCTCATAATTTTTCAAGAACATCaccaataatccaacctttttcAATATTTATCATTAATGTGTGTAATACATAATTACATATAACCCTATCTCaataaaatatacttcgtaGAAAATATGCGCACAAGTCAATAAATCATCATACACAAGTttaaatttagtcaaattcaaccataaaatgacgtatagttcaaatcaaaatcatattacaccaaataataataataacgtgTTTATTGTGTTTAAAGttcctcataatctcatttattactactAATACAACGATTTTTAATAAGCCGTGTACAAATCGGGTTCGGTCGGATTTATACCATTACTTTTCAGGTTGTTCTGGTTCGAATAAGGTCACAAAAAGTTATTCAAGACCCACTATTTTCTGGTCGGTTTTTTGACAGGTCTGATATCATGGGATGGATATGATACTACTAGCGGAGCCACCCCTTCCGCAaagtaaataattataattcAAGTGTGCATGTAATGTAACTAATCCGAGCATGTAATAGGTCTCAGATTCAAATCACCCCCAccccatttataatttatattgtcATTTtgactcattcgcaccaaaaacaGAAACTAATTCGAGCGTGCATGTAATATTGTAATGTACataatcatgtataatgtggaGAAACGTTACATACCTCCTGTGAGAGAACAAGGCAAAAGATGGCAATGGCTAAGAAAATGATTCTGTTAAAGTTGAGCATCATTGTTATGAAATGAAGTACGTTGTAATCCTTAGAGAAGAGCCAAAAAATTAAGGAACAAGATTGTTTATCACTTTATGTAAACAGAAAAGGGCTCTTCTAAATTTGTGAGAAGGGGATAGGGGAAGTTAATGGTAATTTTTTGCCAGCAAAGGCGGTAAAAATTAGCCAAAGATAAAAACAATGGTTGTAAAATCTTAAATTATAgaggttattattattatctttGTCCTGTTTTTAAGGGATGATTATTAAGTAATTACAGAGTTTTTTCTCTATTTAAAGTAAATGGTTGTAAATTGCTTCTTATAATCATCTGGCTTTTCACAACTATTTCTTCTGAACATAACATAACTCACTGGAGATGGCCAATGAGTCAGTTTGGATGGGCCATGGATGAGTTTGATGGGTCGTGGGTCGGGGATAGTTGACACACGATCAACATACTGAAAGTCAAGGTGGGTCGGGTCATGGGTTGTGTCGAAAAAAATAGACACAATACGTGATGGGTAGTGGGTTACGTGAGTCTGTTAGGTTTGGTGGGCTTGGTAAGATTTTAGGGCCTGATGCGGCTCGGATAGGTATGGTGGATTTAGACGGGTTTGGATG contains these protein-coding regions:
- the LOC110790390 gene encoding gibberellin-regulated protein 3-like; translated protein: MKLLGLFIFSIILFQGFSEALSAANSTGNSLTKEENKAGFQMKYGLKHLNCNYACAMRCSRSSRKNLCNRACNSCCFQCKCVPPGTYGNHHLCPCYASLRTHGNRPKCP
- the LOC110782944 gene encoding cypmaclein-like yields the protein MMLNFNRIIFLAIAIFCLVLSQEWEVCNATNRHHLSIPPVHGVFLGAQIDCKKRCHERCGLASRYRRCLRACNTCCQRCNCVPPGTSGNADTCPCWVTMTTKSGRKKCP